TCAGGGGGGCTGGAGTGGCTTTTACAATAATACGCAGCGCCCCGCTCAGATTACTTCTGCCAGTCTATTTGTCGCAGGCGTCTCAACCATTCGTTATGCGATCAACCTGAATTCCAAGCCGAACGGCACGACAACCACTTACAGCTATAATACGGTTTTGAATTCTTATCATACGGGGGGGATTCACGTCCTTTTGGGGGATGGTGCAGTGCGGTTCCTCAGTGAAAATCTAGATAACGGCACGTTCCGGGCACTTGGCTCCAAAGATGACGGTGTTGTTCTCGGGGAGTTTTAACACCTGATTTACACGGCAATTATTTTTTCGCCAGTTAACCTTGATAGGAATGTGAGACGTGAAGTTATTTGATAAAAAGTGGAGCCCCCTTTGTGCGCTGTGTGTGATGTTCAATTTACTTGTTATTGCAGGATGTGGAGGCAACAACCCTCGAGGGATTCCTAGAGGAGACGTGACCGGCGAGGTGCTGTTTCAGCAGAAACCGGTTACCGAAGGTGTCGTGACGTTTTATTCAGAGCAGACTGGCATCGCGGCTCCCGCAGACCTTGACGGTAACGGTCTATTTACCATTCCCGACGGAATTGAGATCGGAACTTATACTGTCACTGTTGCGCCTCCATTTGTCGAAGAGGTTGCCGGAGCCCCGCCTGCGTCTAAGCCGACTCCCCAATATGAAAATATCCCTCAGAAATATCGTGCTATTGAAACCAGTGACTTGCGCGCGGATGTCAAAGAGGGGGGAAATCAATACGTCTTTAAAATGGAATAATGCTGCAACCCTTTGTATTCTGTAAAGAGAGTTTGAGGTTCGGTCTGAGAACCTCAGGCTCTCAGTTCAGTGATAGATACAATCCGTCATGCGAAAGGGACGCTGGTTATGCCATTCATCGATATTCATGCGGTCGAACCATTGGAAGTTCTACCTGGCTGTAAAATGCGCACGCCTTACGGCGAGAATCTGATGTTATCTTATCTGGAAATGGACGAAGGAGCCATCGTTCCCATGCACTATCATCCGCACGAGCAGGGGGGCATGCTGCTCAAAGGCAAGCTGGAACTGACCATGGGGGATGAGGTGCGAGTAGTAGAAGCGGGCGCGATGTTTATTATTCCTCCCAACACACCCCATCAGGCGATCGCCGTCGACGGACCGGCCGTGGTCCTGGATGTATTCAGCCCCGTCCGTGAAGACTACGCGGAACTGTATAACAAATACATTCCGACGACTGATGCGGAATCGTAATCAGGCTGGGAAAACGCTTATTGCTGCTGTTGTTTTTGTTGTTGCTTGAATTCTTCAGCCCGACGCAGCAGTTCTTTATTTGAGAGTTCTTCGATCTGTGCTGCGATGAGCCATTGAATCCCGAAGGGATCTTTGACGGAACAGCTGCCTTCTCCATAAAACTGATCAGCTGGCTCGGTGACGCTGACTCCCCCTGCTGCAATTGCTTTCTGATAAGTCGCATCTACGTCGGAGACGTAAAGGTGAATGAAAGAGGTCGTCTTGCCCCATTCTTCACAGGCATCCGCCAGTTCGATCATCGAATCTCCGATTTTCAAGCAGGCATGGCCGATGATATCTCCATGATATGAGATGATTTCAGGTGTCGCATCAAATACGGTCTTCAGAAATTCAATCATTTCAGCGGCTCCTTCGACCAGCAAATAAGGAGTGACCGTGTGATAACCTTTCGGAATATGGTGTAGGGACATGGGGGAGTTCTTTCGTTGTAAGAGACCATCCTTAAGAATATGGTGATTGAGGCCAGTGGTTAGCAATTGTACAATGGGTTATCTCAGATTTGAACGACATCTAAAAAAAATATTCTCACAGCCAGGCAACTAAGTCTGGACTACACATTCAGAAGGAATCGTCTGATGAGATTCGCGCTCAGTGCTTTTATTCTGTTTTCATGGATCAATCTGGTTTATGCCGTCGAACAGCCTAACGTGATCTTAATCATGAGTGATGACCAGGGTTACGGCGAATTGTCTCGGCACGGTAATCCGATTCTGAAAACGCCGAACCTGGATCAACTGGCAGCGCAAAGCATTCGACTGACCGACTTTCATGTCGCGCCCATGTGTACGCCGACGCGGGGACAATTGATGACGGGCCTGGATTCGTTTCGCAATGGCGCGATGAACGTCAGCAGTGGTCGAACCTTGCTAAGGCCTGAATTAAAGACGATGGCAGATCTGTTTCAGTCGGGCGGCTATCGCACCGGGATTTTCGGGAAATGGCATCTGGGCGATAATTATCCATTTCGGCCCGAAGACCGTGGTTTCGAAGAGACGCTCTGGTTTCCTTCTTCGCACATCAATGCGGTTCCCGATTTTTGGAACAACGATTATTTCGAGGATACCTACACGCACAACGGACAGCGGGAAAAATGTCAGGGCTATTGCACCGATGTCTTTTTTCGCGAAACCAAAAAGTGGATTCAGTCACAGAAACAGGGAAAGCCTTTCTTTGCCTATCTCCCTTTGAACGCACCGCATGGCCCGCACTTTGTGCCGAATCAGTATCGTGGACCCATAGAAGAGGCGATGCGAAAAAATGAGAACGTGGTGCAGCACTTGAAGCCGGCTCGTCGCAAATCGCTGATCAGTTATCTGGCGATGTGTGCTAACATTGATGAAAACATCGGCAAGCTCGACCAGTTCCTCAAAGAGTCGGGGCTGGAACAAAATACGATCGTCATATTCCTGACTGATAACGGAAGTACGATGGGCCCCGATTATTTCAATGCGGGAATGCGGGGCAGGAAGGTCACGCTCTGGGAAGGCGGACATCGCGTGCCCTGTTTTATTCGCTGGCCAGAAGGAAAACTTGGCCCAGCCCGTGATCTCGATGATTTAACCCACGTGCAGGATTTATTGCCGACACTGACAGAACTCTGTCGTTTACCGCAGTCAAATCTCGATCTGGACGGCATTAGTCTGGTGCCCCGAATTCGTGGTCAGGTGGAAGCACTGCCTGAGCGGATGCTGGTGGTGAATTACAGTCGCATGCCGATTCCTGGTAACAAAAAGAACATGTATCTGTCAGTCCCACGGAAAGAGGGGGCCGCGGTACTCTGGAAGCATTGGCGCTGGCTCGAAAATCGGGAACTGTATAATCTCAAGCAGGATCCTTTGCAGCAGAAAAACGTGGCGGAAGCACATCCCGATATCGTCAAAAAAATGCAGAGTCATTTGAATCAGTGGTGGGACGGAGTGAAAGAGGCTGCCTCTGTTCCGCAACGGGTGGTGATTGGTCATGCATCGGAAAACCCGGCGATGTTGACTGCCTGTGAATGGCTGGATGTTTTTGTCGATCAGCAGGGACAGGTCCGCCGCGGTGTAAGGAAGAACGGAACCTGGTATCTGAATGTGGATCAGCCGGGGACGTATGAACTGGAACTGCGTCGTTGGCCGCGCGAAAGTGGCTTGAAGTTGAATGAAGGGACGCCGGCACTCAAAGTCACCGATGGGCAGTTCAGAAAAGGCGTTGCACTGCCGATTGCGAAAGCCAAAATTCAGATCGGTACATTTGAAGCAGTCGGCCATCCGGGTGCGAGTGGCCAGGCGATAACATTTGCCAATGTTCCATTAGAAAGTGGTCCAGTGAAATTGAAGACCAATATGCTAAATGAACAAGGTCAGGAGATCTGCGGCGCGTATTATGTCTATGTGAAGCGGAAGTGATCAACTAAGTCGCCGATTGTTTTCCTGTGGCACTCAGTAGTGTTTGTGCGAATGCTTCCAGATGCCGGATGTTATCGCAGAAGGCAGCATACTGGATCTCTTGCCGAATCGATTCGTGCAGCGCGCGTCCGCCGACAACGAAGGCGACGTCCAATCCGAATTCGTCATAGAGTTCAGAATAAGCTCGAATGAATTCTGTTTCATCGGGGACATAACTGACGCTGAGCCAGAATAATTTGGGGCGGTGTTGTTTAATCGCCGCGGCCAATGTTGTGAAAGGCAGGTTCGCCCCCAGTGAGACGGCGTTCCATTTGATATCACGCAGCACCAGTTCGACCATCGTTGTAGCCATAGTGTATTGATCTCCTTCAGCAGCTCCACCGATTGCCAGTGGTGCCTCAGCAGGAGGAGAGGGGATCAGGGTGCGTAATTCATGCAGGACGCGCAAGGCCAGTTCGCACCCGCGGCGTTCCTGGTAAACCTCGGCATCGCCACACTGCCACCGATTGCCAATCGTGGCAAACGCCTTCGCAAAGACCAGGTCGCAAATTGAACTGATGCTGTGCTCGGCCAGATACAGGTCCAATACAATTTGACGGCATTGTTCTTCATCACCCAGCAGGA
This window of the Gimesia fumaroli genome carries:
- a CDS encoding arylsulfatase — its product is MRFALSAFILFSWINLVYAVEQPNVILIMSDDQGYGELSRHGNPILKTPNLDQLAAQSIRLTDFHVAPMCTPTRGQLMTGLDSFRNGAMNVSSGRTLLRPELKTMADLFQSGGYRTGIFGKWHLGDNYPFRPEDRGFEETLWFPSSHINAVPDFWNNDYFEDTYTHNGQREKCQGYCTDVFFRETKKWIQSQKQGKPFFAYLPLNAPHGPHFVPNQYRGPIEEAMRKNENVVQHLKPARRKSLISYLAMCANIDENIGKLDQFLKESGLEQNTIVIFLTDNGSTMGPDYFNAGMRGRKVTLWEGGHRVPCFIRWPEGKLGPARDLDDLTHVQDLLPTLTELCRLPQSNLDLDGISLVPRIRGQVEALPERMLVVNYSRMPIPGNKKNMYLSVPRKEGAAVLWKHWRWLENRELYNLKQDPLQQKNVAEAHPDIVKKMQSHLNQWWDGVKEAASVPQRVVIGHASENPAMLTACEWLDVFVDQQGQVRRGVRKNGTWYLNVDQPGTYELELRRWPRESGLKLNEGTPALKVTDGQFRKGVALPIAKAKIQIGTFEAVGHPGASGQAITFANVPLESGPVKLKTNMLNEQGQEICGAYYVYVKRK
- a CDS encoding cupin domain-containing protein, with the protein product MPFIDIHAVEPLEVLPGCKMRTPYGENLMLSYLEMDEGAIVPMHYHPHEQGGMLLKGKLELTMGDEVRVVEAGAMFIIPPNTPHQAIAVDGPAVVLDVFSPVREDYAELYNKYIPTTDAES
- a CDS encoding MerR family transcriptional regulator, with the protein product MNEFLTPKQVARAIQASESSVKRWCDKGIIPTQYTAGGHRRIALSELIEFLRSSKYELVRPEVLGLPATTGQTIRVIDRAANQITEALLLGDEEQCRQIVLDLYLAEHSISSICDLVFAKAFATIGNRWQCGDAEVYQERRGCELALRVLHELRTLIPSPPAEAPLAIGGAAEGDQYTMATTMVELVLRDIKWNAVSLGANLPFTTLAAAIKQHRPKLFWLSVSYVPDETEFIRAYSELYDEFGLDVAFVVGGRALHESIRQEIQYAAFCDNIRHLEAFAQTLLSATGKQSAT
- a CDS encoding VOC family protein, which translates into the protein MSLHHIPKGYHTVTPYLLVEGAAEMIEFLKTVFDATPEIISYHGDIIGHACLKIGDSMIELADACEEWGKTTSFIHLYVSDVDATYQKAIAAGGVSVTEPADQFYGEGSCSVKDPFGIQWLIAAQIEELSNKELLRRAEEFKQQQKQQQQ